One window of Papaver somniferum cultivar HN1 chromosome 9, ASM357369v1, whole genome shotgun sequence genomic DNA carries:
- the LOC113310252 gene encoding DExH-box ATP-dependent RNA helicase DExH1-like isoform X3, which yields MGAMDSKLFPIWLTKSHGYNKGRILVVSKVPLPMYRADLDERHGSTQKEIQMSTETEERVQNLLNGSNAVHIDDSSASSSSHGLQTLPSVSADSVPVADIAKEKFSAELKDKQDIMKTNDRFKAMRSFREKLPAYKLKSEFLKAVANNQVLVVSGETGCGKTTQLPQFILEEEVACLRGGDCNIVCTQPRRISAISVSARISSERGEQLGETVGYQIRLEAKRSAHTRLLFCTTGILLRQLVQDPSLTGVSHLLVDEIHERGMNEDFLIIILRDLLPRRPDLRLILMSATINADMFSKYFGNAPTMHIPGFTFPVEELFLEDVLEKSRLNISSKDRFPGNARGRRKQTDSKKDPLVELFEEVEIDAHYKNYSASTRCSLAEWSTEKIDLDLVEATIEYVCRHEGGGAILVFLTGWDEISKLLDKIKANTLLGNSSKFLVLPLHGSMPTVNQREIFDRPPSGVRKIVLGTNIAESSITIDDVVYVVDCGKAKETSYDALNKLACLLPTWISKASAHQRRGRAGRVQPGVCYRLYPKMIYDAMPQYQLPEILRTPLQELCLHIKSLQLGSIAAFLGKALQPPEPLSVQNAVELLKTIGALDDAEELTPLGRHLCTLPLEPNIGKMLLMGSIFQCLDPALTIAAALAHRDPFILPIDRKEEADAAKRSFAGDSCSDHIALLKAFDGWKDAKRSGRERAYCWENFLSPLTLQMMEDMRKQFLDLLCDIGFVNKSKGAKAYNIYSDDLEMVSAILCAGLYPNVVQCKRRGKRTAFYTKEVGKVDIHPASVNAGINSFPLPYMVYSEKVKTTSIYIRDSTNISDYALLLFGGSLIPTKAGEGIEMLEGYLYFSAAKRVLDLIKKLRNELDKLLVRKIEEPGLDVYAEGKGVVAAAVELLRSRCIQR from the exons ATGGGCGCGATGGACAGCAAACTCTTTCCGATATGGCTTACCA AAAGTCATGGTTACAATAAAGGGAGGATCTTGGTTGTCAGCAAAGTTCCGTTGCCTATGTACAGGGCAGATCTTGATGAACGTCATGGGTCAACACAGAAAGAG ATTCAAATGTCTACGGAGACTGAAGAGAGAGTTCAAAATCTTTTGAATGGCTCAAATGCAGTTCACATTGATGATTCTTCTGCGTCTTCAAGTAGTCATGGGTTGCAAACTTTGCCTTCTGTTAGTGCGGATAGTGTACCAGTTGCGGATATTGCAAAGGAGAAATTTAGTGCTGAACTCAAGGATAAGCAGGATATAATGAAG ACAAATGACAGATTCAAAGCAATGAGGTCTTTCAGGGAAAAACTACCCGCATACAAATTGAAATCTGAATTTTTGAAAGCTGTTGCGAATAATCAG GTGTTGGTAGTCTCAGGTGAGACTGGTTGTGGGAAAACCACACAGCTTCCCCAATTTATTCTAGAAGAAGAAGTAGCATGTCTGCGGGGGGGAGATTGCAACATAGTATGCACCCAACCAAGACGTATATCAGCTATATCTGTCTCAGCTCGAATTTCTTCTGAAAGGGGTGAACAACTTGGAGAAACAGTTGGTTACCAGATCCGTTTGGAAGCCAAACGCTCAGCACACACACGGCTTTTGTTTTGCACCACTGGGATACTGCTGCGACAGTTG GTTCAGGATCCATCTTTAACCGGAGTCAGCCACTTACTGGTGGATGAGATCCATGAAAGAGGCATGAATGAAGATTTTCTCATAATTATTTTGCGTGACCTTCTTCCTCGTCGCCCAGATCTGCGTCTTATTCTAATGAGTGCTACCATCAATGCGGATATGTTCTCCAAGTACTTTGGAAATGCACCAACCATGCATATACCT GGATTTACTTTTCCGGTTGAAGAGTTGTTTCTAGAAGATGTGCTAGAGAAATCACGCCTAAATATCAGTTCAAAGGACAGGTTTCCAGGAAATGCACGTGGAAGGAGGAAGCAAACAGATTCAAAGAAAGATCCTCTGGTTGAGTTGTTTGAG GAAGTGGAAATTGATGCTCACTACAAAAATTACAGCGCAAGTACTAGATGTTCCCTTGCAGAGTGGTCCACTGAAAAGATTGACCTGGATCTT GTAGAAGCAACAATTGAATATGTGTGTCGCCATGAAGGCGGTGGAGCAATTCTTGTATTCTTAACTGGCTGGGACGAGATATCTAAATTGTTGGATAAAATTAAAGCAAACACCCTTCTTGGAAATTCAAGCAAGTTTCTTGTTCTTCCTCTGCATGGTTCGATGCCCACCGTCAATCAGCGTGAGATATTTGATAGACCTCCCAGTGGTGTGAG GAAAATTGTTTTAGGAACAAATATTGCTGAGAGTAGTATCACCATAGATGATGTAGTTTACGTTGTGGACTGTGGAAAGGCGAAGGAAACCAGTTATGATGCTCTCAACAAGCTAGCTTGCCTATTACCAACTTGGATTTCAAAAGCCTCAGCGCATCAG AGACGAGGACGTGCTGGGCGTGTTCAACCTGGAGTTTGTTATAGGTTGTACCCTAAGATGATCTATGATGCTATGCCCCAGTATCAATTGCCTGAGATTTTGCGAACACCTTTGCAAGAATTATGCCTCCACATTAAAAGCTTACAGCTTGGATCCATTGCAGCCTTTTTAGGAAAAGCACTTCAACCACCAGAGCCTCTCTCTGTTCAAAATGCTGTTGAGCTACTCAAAACTATTGGTGCTTTAGATGATGCTGAGGAACTCACGCCACTTG GTCGTCATCTTTGTACTCTACCTTTGGAACCAAATATCGGAAAGATGCTTCTTATGGGGTCTATCTTTCAGTGCCTGGATCCCGCATTAACGATTGCTGCTGCTCTTGCTCATCGTGATCCATTTATTCTTCCTATAGATAGGAAAGAAGAAGCTGATGCAGCAAAAAGATCATTTGCTGGCGACTCTTGCAG TGACCACATTGCACTTCTGAAAGCATTTGATGGTTGGAAGGATGCCAAACGTTCTGGAAGAGAGAGGGCATACTGCTGGGAGAATTTCTTATCACCTCTAACCTTGCAGATGATGGAGGACATGAGAAAACAGTTTCTGGACCTACTGTGTGACATTGGTTTTGTGAACAAATCTAAGGGTGCTAAG GCTTACAACATCTACAGTGATGATTTAGAGATGGTATCTGCAATTTTGTGTGCTGGGCTGTATCCAAATGTTGTGCAATGTAAACGAAGAGGAAAAAGGACAGCATTTTACACTAAAGAAGTAGGCAAAGTTGATATTCATCCAGCATCGGTTAATGCTGGGATAAACAGTTTCCCTCTGCCGTACATGGTGTACAGTGAAAAAGTGAAGACAACCAGCATTTACATCAGAGATTCTACTAATATATCAGATTATGCCCTACTTCTTTTTGGAGGCAGTTTAATTCCAACCAAGGCTGGGGAGGGAATCGAGATGCTTGAGGGATACCTCTATTTCTCAGCTGCAAAAAGGGTATTAGACCTCATAAAG AAGTTGAGAAATGAACTCGATAAGCTTCTTGTCCGGAAGATTGAGGAGCCAGGGCTGGATGTTTATGCAGAGGGTAAAGGGGTTGTTGCTGCAGCCGTCGAGCTGTTGCGCAGCCGATGCATACAACGGTAG
- the LOC113310252 gene encoding DExH-box ATP-dependent RNA helicase DExH1-like isoform X1, with the protein MSLRVLSINCYHFSFYKTLPFHQGLLVRLSSSSTSTTTVMSYRPNSQGGRRGGGPGGGRGAGGRRGGGGGGRGRGGGEQRWWDPVWRAERLRQMQAENPVEVLDKNEMWGKMEELINSSEQELIIKKNYGRDGQQTLSDMAYQLNLYFHGYNKGRILVVSKVPLPMYRADLDERHGSTQKEIQMSTETEERVQNLLNGSNAVHIDDSSASSSSHGLQTLPSVSADSVPVADIAKEKFSAELKDKQDIMKTNDRFKAMRSFREKLPAYKLKSEFLKAVANNQVLVVSGETGCGKTTQLPQFILEEEVACLRGGDCNIVCTQPRRISAISVSARISSERGEQLGETVGYQIRLEAKRSAHTRLLFCTTGILLRQLVQDPSLTGVSHLLVDEIHERGMNEDFLIIILRDLLPRRPDLRLILMSATINADMFSKYFGNAPTMHIPGFTFPVEELFLEDVLEKSRLNISSKDRFPGNARGRRKQTDSKKDPLVELFEEVEIDAHYKNYSASTRCSLAEWSTEKIDLDLVEATIEYVCRHEGGGAILVFLTGWDEISKLLDKIKANTLLGNSSKFLVLPLHGSMPTVNQREIFDRPPSGVRKIVLGTNIAESSITIDDVVYVVDCGKAKETSYDALNKLACLLPTWISKASAHQRRGRAGRVQPGVCYRLYPKMIYDAMPQYQLPEILRTPLQELCLHIKSLQLGSIAAFLGKALQPPEPLSVQNAVELLKTIGALDDAEELTPLGRHLCTLPLEPNIGKMLLMGSIFQCLDPALTIAAALAHRDPFILPIDRKEEADAAKRSFAGDSCSDHIALLKAFDGWKDAKRSGRERAYCWENFLSPLTLQMMEDMRKQFLDLLCDIGFVNKSKGAKAYNIYSDDLEMVSAILCAGLYPNVVQCKRRGKRTAFYTKEVGKVDIHPASVNAGINSFPLPYMVYSEKVKTTSIYIRDSTNISDYALLLFGGSLIPTKAGEGIEMLEGYLYFSAAKRVLDLIKKLRNELDKLLVRKIEEPGLDVYAEGKGVVAAAVELLRSRCIQR; encoded by the exons ATGTCCCTACGCGTGTTGAGTATCAACTGTTACCACTTCTCTTTTTATAAAACCCTTCCGTTTCATCAAGGATTACTAGTTCGTTTAAGCTCTAGCTCCACTTCAACCACCACAGTCATGTCGTATCGTCCCAATTCTCAAGGTGGTCGTAGGGGTGGCGGACCTGGTGGCGGACGCGGCGCTGGTGGTCGCAGaggcggtggcggcggtggtcgagGCCGTGGTGGTGGTGAACAGAGATGGTGGGATCCTGTTTGGAGAGCTGAACGTCTTAGACAAATGCAAGCTGAG AATCCAGTTGAAGTCCTTGATAAGAATGAAATGTGGGGTAAGATGGAGGAATTGATAAACAGTAGTGAACAGGAGCTAATTATTAAGAAGAATTATGGGCGCGATGGACAGCAAACTCTTTCCGATATGGCTTACCAGTTAAATCTTTACTT TCATGGTTACAATAAAGGGAGGATCTTGGTTGTCAGCAAAGTTCCGTTGCCTATGTACAGGGCAGATCTTGATGAACGTCATGGGTCAACACAGAAAGAG ATTCAAATGTCTACGGAGACTGAAGAGAGAGTTCAAAATCTTTTGAATGGCTCAAATGCAGTTCACATTGATGATTCTTCTGCGTCTTCAAGTAGTCATGGGTTGCAAACTTTGCCTTCTGTTAGTGCGGATAGTGTACCAGTTGCGGATATTGCAAAGGAGAAATTTAGTGCTGAACTCAAGGATAAGCAGGATATAATGAAG ACAAATGACAGATTCAAAGCAATGAGGTCTTTCAGGGAAAAACTACCCGCATACAAATTGAAATCTGAATTTTTGAAAGCTGTTGCGAATAATCAG GTGTTGGTAGTCTCAGGTGAGACTGGTTGTGGGAAAACCACACAGCTTCCCCAATTTATTCTAGAAGAAGAAGTAGCATGTCTGCGGGGGGGAGATTGCAACATAGTATGCACCCAACCAAGACGTATATCAGCTATATCTGTCTCAGCTCGAATTTCTTCTGAAAGGGGTGAACAACTTGGAGAAACAGTTGGTTACCAGATCCGTTTGGAAGCCAAACGCTCAGCACACACACGGCTTTTGTTTTGCACCACTGGGATACTGCTGCGACAGTTG GTTCAGGATCCATCTTTAACCGGAGTCAGCCACTTACTGGTGGATGAGATCCATGAAAGAGGCATGAATGAAGATTTTCTCATAATTATTTTGCGTGACCTTCTTCCTCGTCGCCCAGATCTGCGTCTTATTCTAATGAGTGCTACCATCAATGCGGATATGTTCTCCAAGTACTTTGGAAATGCACCAACCATGCATATACCT GGATTTACTTTTCCGGTTGAAGAGTTGTTTCTAGAAGATGTGCTAGAGAAATCACGCCTAAATATCAGTTCAAAGGACAGGTTTCCAGGAAATGCACGTGGAAGGAGGAAGCAAACAGATTCAAAGAAAGATCCTCTGGTTGAGTTGTTTGAG GAAGTGGAAATTGATGCTCACTACAAAAATTACAGCGCAAGTACTAGATGTTCCCTTGCAGAGTGGTCCACTGAAAAGATTGACCTGGATCTT GTAGAAGCAACAATTGAATATGTGTGTCGCCATGAAGGCGGTGGAGCAATTCTTGTATTCTTAACTGGCTGGGACGAGATATCTAAATTGTTGGATAAAATTAAAGCAAACACCCTTCTTGGAAATTCAAGCAAGTTTCTTGTTCTTCCTCTGCATGGTTCGATGCCCACCGTCAATCAGCGTGAGATATTTGATAGACCTCCCAGTGGTGTGAG GAAAATTGTTTTAGGAACAAATATTGCTGAGAGTAGTATCACCATAGATGATGTAGTTTACGTTGTGGACTGTGGAAAGGCGAAGGAAACCAGTTATGATGCTCTCAACAAGCTAGCTTGCCTATTACCAACTTGGATTTCAAAAGCCTCAGCGCATCAG AGACGAGGACGTGCTGGGCGTGTTCAACCTGGAGTTTGTTATAGGTTGTACCCTAAGATGATCTATGATGCTATGCCCCAGTATCAATTGCCTGAGATTTTGCGAACACCTTTGCAAGAATTATGCCTCCACATTAAAAGCTTACAGCTTGGATCCATTGCAGCCTTTTTAGGAAAAGCACTTCAACCACCAGAGCCTCTCTCTGTTCAAAATGCTGTTGAGCTACTCAAAACTATTGGTGCTTTAGATGATGCTGAGGAACTCACGCCACTTG GTCGTCATCTTTGTACTCTACCTTTGGAACCAAATATCGGAAAGATGCTTCTTATGGGGTCTATCTTTCAGTGCCTGGATCCCGCATTAACGATTGCTGCTGCTCTTGCTCATCGTGATCCATTTATTCTTCCTATAGATAGGAAAGAAGAAGCTGATGCAGCAAAAAGATCATTTGCTGGCGACTCTTGCAG TGACCACATTGCACTTCTGAAAGCATTTGATGGTTGGAAGGATGCCAAACGTTCTGGAAGAGAGAGGGCATACTGCTGGGAGAATTTCTTATCACCTCTAACCTTGCAGATGATGGAGGACATGAGAAAACAGTTTCTGGACCTACTGTGTGACATTGGTTTTGTGAACAAATCTAAGGGTGCTAAG GCTTACAACATCTACAGTGATGATTTAGAGATGGTATCTGCAATTTTGTGTGCTGGGCTGTATCCAAATGTTGTGCAATGTAAACGAAGAGGAAAAAGGACAGCATTTTACACTAAAGAAGTAGGCAAAGTTGATATTCATCCAGCATCGGTTAATGCTGGGATAAACAGTTTCCCTCTGCCGTACATGGTGTACAGTGAAAAAGTGAAGACAACCAGCATTTACATCAGAGATTCTACTAATATATCAGATTATGCCCTACTTCTTTTTGGAGGCAGTTTAATTCCAACCAAGGCTGGGGAGGGAATCGAGATGCTTGAGGGATACCTCTATTTCTCAGCTGCAAAAAGGGTATTAGACCTCATAAAG AAGTTGAGAAATGAACTCGATAAGCTTCTTGTCCGGAAGATTGAGGAGCCAGGGCTGGATGTTTATGCAGAGGGTAAAGGGGTTGTTGCTGCAGCCGTCGAGCTGTTGCGCAGCCGATGCATACAACGGTAG
- the LOC113310252 gene encoding DExH-box ATP-dependent RNA helicase DExH1-like isoform X2 translates to MSLRVLSINCYHFSFYKTLPFHQGLLVRLSSSSTSTTTVMSYRPNSQGGRRGGGPGGGRGAGGRRGGGGGGRGRGGGEQRWWDPVWRAERLRQMQAENPVEVLDKNEMWGKMEELINSSEQELIIKKNYGRDGQQTLSDMAYHHGYNKGRILVVSKVPLPMYRADLDERHGSTQKEIQMSTETEERVQNLLNGSNAVHIDDSSASSSSHGLQTLPSVSADSVPVADIAKEKFSAELKDKQDIMKTNDRFKAMRSFREKLPAYKLKSEFLKAVANNQVLVVSGETGCGKTTQLPQFILEEEVACLRGGDCNIVCTQPRRISAISVSARISSERGEQLGETVGYQIRLEAKRSAHTRLLFCTTGILLRQLVQDPSLTGVSHLLVDEIHERGMNEDFLIIILRDLLPRRPDLRLILMSATINADMFSKYFGNAPTMHIPGFTFPVEELFLEDVLEKSRLNISSKDRFPGNARGRRKQTDSKKDPLVELFEEVEIDAHYKNYSASTRCSLAEWSTEKIDLDLVEATIEYVCRHEGGGAILVFLTGWDEISKLLDKIKANTLLGNSSKFLVLPLHGSMPTVNQREIFDRPPSGVRKIVLGTNIAESSITIDDVVYVVDCGKAKETSYDALNKLACLLPTWISKASAHQRRGRAGRVQPGVCYRLYPKMIYDAMPQYQLPEILRTPLQELCLHIKSLQLGSIAAFLGKALQPPEPLSVQNAVELLKTIGALDDAEELTPLGRHLCTLPLEPNIGKMLLMGSIFQCLDPALTIAAALAHRDPFILPIDRKEEADAAKRSFAGDSCSDHIALLKAFDGWKDAKRSGRERAYCWENFLSPLTLQMMEDMRKQFLDLLCDIGFVNKSKGAKAYNIYSDDLEMVSAILCAGLYPNVVQCKRRGKRTAFYTKEVGKVDIHPASVNAGINSFPLPYMVYSEKVKTTSIYIRDSTNISDYALLLFGGSLIPTKAGEGIEMLEGYLYFSAAKRVLDLIKKLRNELDKLLVRKIEEPGLDVYAEGKGVVAAAVELLRSRCIQR, encoded by the exons ATGTCCCTACGCGTGTTGAGTATCAACTGTTACCACTTCTCTTTTTATAAAACCCTTCCGTTTCATCAAGGATTACTAGTTCGTTTAAGCTCTAGCTCCACTTCAACCACCACAGTCATGTCGTATCGTCCCAATTCTCAAGGTGGTCGTAGGGGTGGCGGACCTGGTGGCGGACGCGGCGCTGGTGGTCGCAGaggcggtggcggcggtggtcgagGCCGTGGTGGTGGTGAACAGAGATGGTGGGATCCTGTTTGGAGAGCTGAACGTCTTAGACAAATGCAAGCTGAG AATCCAGTTGAAGTCCTTGATAAGAATGAAATGTGGGGTAAGATGGAGGAATTGATAAACAGTAGTGAACAGGAGCTAATTATTAAGAAGAATTATGGGCGCGATGGACAGCAAACTCTTTCCGATATGGCTTACCA TCATGGTTACAATAAAGGGAGGATCTTGGTTGTCAGCAAAGTTCCGTTGCCTATGTACAGGGCAGATCTTGATGAACGTCATGGGTCAACACAGAAAGAG ATTCAAATGTCTACGGAGACTGAAGAGAGAGTTCAAAATCTTTTGAATGGCTCAAATGCAGTTCACATTGATGATTCTTCTGCGTCTTCAAGTAGTCATGGGTTGCAAACTTTGCCTTCTGTTAGTGCGGATAGTGTACCAGTTGCGGATATTGCAAAGGAGAAATTTAGTGCTGAACTCAAGGATAAGCAGGATATAATGAAG ACAAATGACAGATTCAAAGCAATGAGGTCTTTCAGGGAAAAACTACCCGCATACAAATTGAAATCTGAATTTTTGAAAGCTGTTGCGAATAATCAG GTGTTGGTAGTCTCAGGTGAGACTGGTTGTGGGAAAACCACACAGCTTCCCCAATTTATTCTAGAAGAAGAAGTAGCATGTCTGCGGGGGGGAGATTGCAACATAGTATGCACCCAACCAAGACGTATATCAGCTATATCTGTCTCAGCTCGAATTTCTTCTGAAAGGGGTGAACAACTTGGAGAAACAGTTGGTTACCAGATCCGTTTGGAAGCCAAACGCTCAGCACACACACGGCTTTTGTTTTGCACCACTGGGATACTGCTGCGACAGTTG GTTCAGGATCCATCTTTAACCGGAGTCAGCCACTTACTGGTGGATGAGATCCATGAAAGAGGCATGAATGAAGATTTTCTCATAATTATTTTGCGTGACCTTCTTCCTCGTCGCCCAGATCTGCGTCTTATTCTAATGAGTGCTACCATCAATGCGGATATGTTCTCCAAGTACTTTGGAAATGCACCAACCATGCATATACCT GGATTTACTTTTCCGGTTGAAGAGTTGTTTCTAGAAGATGTGCTAGAGAAATCACGCCTAAATATCAGTTCAAAGGACAGGTTTCCAGGAAATGCACGTGGAAGGAGGAAGCAAACAGATTCAAAGAAAGATCCTCTGGTTGAGTTGTTTGAG GAAGTGGAAATTGATGCTCACTACAAAAATTACAGCGCAAGTACTAGATGTTCCCTTGCAGAGTGGTCCACTGAAAAGATTGACCTGGATCTT GTAGAAGCAACAATTGAATATGTGTGTCGCCATGAAGGCGGTGGAGCAATTCTTGTATTCTTAACTGGCTGGGACGAGATATCTAAATTGTTGGATAAAATTAAAGCAAACACCCTTCTTGGAAATTCAAGCAAGTTTCTTGTTCTTCCTCTGCATGGTTCGATGCCCACCGTCAATCAGCGTGAGATATTTGATAGACCTCCCAGTGGTGTGAG GAAAATTGTTTTAGGAACAAATATTGCTGAGAGTAGTATCACCATAGATGATGTAGTTTACGTTGTGGACTGTGGAAAGGCGAAGGAAACCAGTTATGATGCTCTCAACAAGCTAGCTTGCCTATTACCAACTTGGATTTCAAAAGCCTCAGCGCATCAG AGACGAGGACGTGCTGGGCGTGTTCAACCTGGAGTTTGTTATAGGTTGTACCCTAAGATGATCTATGATGCTATGCCCCAGTATCAATTGCCTGAGATTTTGCGAACACCTTTGCAAGAATTATGCCTCCACATTAAAAGCTTACAGCTTGGATCCATTGCAGCCTTTTTAGGAAAAGCACTTCAACCACCAGAGCCTCTCTCTGTTCAAAATGCTGTTGAGCTACTCAAAACTATTGGTGCTTTAGATGATGCTGAGGAACTCACGCCACTTG GTCGTCATCTTTGTACTCTACCTTTGGAACCAAATATCGGAAAGATGCTTCTTATGGGGTCTATCTTTCAGTGCCTGGATCCCGCATTAACGATTGCTGCTGCTCTTGCTCATCGTGATCCATTTATTCTTCCTATAGATAGGAAAGAAGAAGCTGATGCAGCAAAAAGATCATTTGCTGGCGACTCTTGCAG TGACCACATTGCACTTCTGAAAGCATTTGATGGTTGGAAGGATGCCAAACGTTCTGGAAGAGAGAGGGCATACTGCTGGGAGAATTTCTTATCACCTCTAACCTTGCAGATGATGGAGGACATGAGAAAACAGTTTCTGGACCTACTGTGTGACATTGGTTTTGTGAACAAATCTAAGGGTGCTAAG GCTTACAACATCTACAGTGATGATTTAGAGATGGTATCTGCAATTTTGTGTGCTGGGCTGTATCCAAATGTTGTGCAATGTAAACGAAGAGGAAAAAGGACAGCATTTTACACTAAAGAAGTAGGCAAAGTTGATATTCATCCAGCATCGGTTAATGCTGGGATAAACAGTTTCCCTCTGCCGTACATGGTGTACAGTGAAAAAGTGAAGACAACCAGCATTTACATCAGAGATTCTACTAATATATCAGATTATGCCCTACTTCTTTTTGGAGGCAGTTTAATTCCAACCAAGGCTGGGGAGGGAATCGAGATGCTTGAGGGATACCTCTATTTCTCAGCTGCAAAAAGGGTATTAGACCTCATAAAG AAGTTGAGAAATGAACTCGATAAGCTTCTTGTCCGGAAGATTGAGGAGCCAGGGCTGGATGTTTATGCAGAGGGTAAAGGGGTTGTTGCTGCAGCCGTCGAGCTGTTGCGCAGCCGATGCATACAACGGTAG